A window of the Microbulbifer aggregans genome harbors these coding sequences:
- a CDS encoding argininosuccinate synthase has product MSDIKKVVLAYSGGLDTSVIVRWLQDTYGCEVVTFTADIGQGEEVEPARAKAEALGVKEIYIDDLREEFVRDFVFPMFRANTIYEGEYLLGTSIARPLIAKRLIEIANETGADAISHGATGKGNDQVRFELGAYALMPGIQVIAPWREWDLNSREKLMKYCEEHSIPVDFSSSKKKSPYSMDANLLHISYEGGILEEPWAEAEEDMWRWSVSPEAAPDQPTYITLQFEKGDPVAIDGERMSPATLLEKLNKLGGANGIGRLDIVENRYVGMKSRGCYETPGGTILLKAHRAIESITLDREVAHLKDELMPRYAQLIYNGYWWSPERRMLQAAIDDSQSVVNGEVRLKLYKGSVTAVGRRSADSLFDERIATFEDDAGAYDQKDAEGFIKLNALRLRIAAGKGRELT; this is encoded by the coding sequence ATGAGCGATATCAAGAAGGTGGTACTGGCGTATTCCGGGGGGCTCGATACCTCCGTCATCGTGCGCTGGCTGCAGGATACCTACGGCTGCGAGGTGGTGACGTTCACCGCCGACATCGGCCAGGGGGAAGAAGTCGAGCCGGCTCGGGCCAAGGCCGAGGCGCTCGGGGTCAAGGAAATCTACATTGACGACCTTCGCGAGGAGTTCGTGCGCGACTTCGTCTTCCCGATGTTCCGTGCCAACACTATCTATGAGGGCGAGTACCTGCTGGGTACCTCCATCGCACGCCCGTTGATCGCCAAACGCCTGATCGAGATCGCCAACGAGACCGGCGCTGACGCCATTTCCCACGGTGCCACCGGCAAGGGCAACGACCAGGTTCGTTTCGAACTGGGCGCTTATGCGCTGATGCCGGGTATCCAGGTGATCGCACCCTGGCGCGAGTGGGACCTGAATTCCCGCGAGAAGCTGATGAAGTACTGCGAGGAGCACAGCATCCCCGTCGACTTCTCCTCCAGCAAGAAAAAATCCCCGTATTCCATGGATGCCAACCTGCTGCATATCTCCTATGAAGGCGGCATCCTGGAGGAGCCCTGGGCAGAAGCAGAAGAAGATATGTGGCGCTGGAGCGTCAGCCCGGAAGCCGCCCCCGATCAGCCGACCTACATCACCCTGCAGTTTGAAAAGGGCGACCCGGTGGCGATCGACGGTGAGCGTATGTCGCCGGCGACCCTGTTGGAGAAACTCAACAAGCTGGGCGGTGCCAATGGCATCGGCCGCCTGGATATCGTGGAAAACCGCTATGTGGGTATGAAGTCCCGCGGCTGCTACGAGACCCCCGGTGGCACCATCCTGCTGAAAGCCCACCGCGCTATCGAGTCCATTACTCTGGACCGTGAAGTGGCTCACCTGAAAGACGAGCTGATGCCCCGTTACGCGCAGCTGATTTATAACGGCTACTGGTGGTCCCCGGAGCGTCGCATGCTGCAGGCGGCAATCGACGATTCACAGTCAGTGGTCAACGGCGAGGTGCGCCTGAAGCTGTACAAGGGCAGCGTGACGGCCGTAGGCCGTCGCTCCGCCGATAGCCTGTTCGACGAGCGCATTGCGACGTTCGAGGATGATGCCGGCGCCTACGATCAAAAAGACGCCGAAGGGTTCATCAAACTGAACGCTCTGCGCCTGCGGATTGCTGCGGGCAAGGGCAGGGAATTGACCTAG
- the ccoN gene encoding cytochrome-c oxidase, cbb3-type subunit I produces the protein MTTTVAKTGPVPDYDYKIVRQFTIMSVVWGVFGMAMGVLIAAQLAWPQLNDFFQPFSHFGRLRPLHTNAVIFAFGGSVLFATSYYVVQRTCQTRLWGGWLVPFTFWGWQLVIVLAAITLPMGLTSAKEYAELEWPIDILIALIWVAYAMVFFGTIAKRRTSHIYVANWFFGAYIITIACLHIVNNLAVPAAAWKSYSYFAGTADAMIQWWYGHNAVGFFLTAAFLGIMYYFVPKQAGRPVYSYQLSIVHFWALISIYVWAGGHHLHYSALPDWTQSLAMIMSVILLAPSWGGMINGIMTLSGAWHKLRTDPTLRFLVVSLSFYGMSTFEGPMMSIKTVNALSHNTDWTVGHVHSGALGWVAMISIGALYHLVPILFHRKEMYSVKLINAHFWLATVGTVLYIAAMWVNGITQGLMWRAFNADGTLTYSFVESVVASYPGYVVRFIGGAFFVLGMLLMAYNVFRTITDKENAKQQDNTVPLAQTA, from the coding sequence ATGACGACAACCGTGGCAAAGACCGGCCCCGTGCCGGACTATGACTACAAAATCGTGCGCCAGTTCACCATCATGTCGGTGGTCTGGGGTGTTTTCGGTATGGCAATGGGGGTGTTGATTGCCGCCCAGCTGGCGTGGCCGCAGCTGAACGACTTCTTCCAGCCGTTCAGCCATTTTGGCCGCCTGCGCCCGCTGCACACCAACGCAGTGATTTTTGCATTCGGTGGTAGCGTGCTGTTTGCTACCTCTTACTACGTGGTGCAGCGCACCTGTCAGACCCGCCTGTGGGGTGGCTGGTTGGTGCCGTTCACCTTCTGGGGCTGGCAGCTGGTGATCGTGCTTGCCGCCATTACGCTGCCGATGGGCCTGACTTCTGCCAAGGAATACGCCGAGCTGGAATGGCCGATCGATATCCTGATCGCGCTGATCTGGGTGGCATACGCCATGGTGTTCTTCGGTACCATTGCCAAACGCCGCACCTCCCACATCTACGTGGCGAACTGGTTTTTCGGCGCCTACATCATCACTATCGCCTGCTTGCACATCGTCAATAACCTGGCGGTACCGGCAGCTGCGTGGAAATCCTATTCCTACTTCGCCGGTACGGCGGACGCGATGATCCAGTGGTGGTACGGCCACAACGCGGTGGGCTTCTTCCTGACCGCGGCCTTCCTCGGCATCATGTACTACTTCGTGCCGAAGCAGGCGGGGCGTCCGGTTTATTCCTACCAGCTGTCCATCGTGCACTTCTGGGCGCTGATCTCCATCTATGTATGGGCCGGTGGTCACCACCTGCACTACTCCGCACTGCCTGACTGGACCCAGAGCCTGGCGATGATCATGTCCGTGATCCTGCTGGCACCGTCCTGGGGTGGCATGATCAACGGCATCATGACTCTCTCCGGTGCCTGGCACAAACTGCGCACCGACCCGACCCTGCGCTTCCTGGTGGTCTCCCTGTCCTTCTACGGTATGTCCACCTTTGAAGGTCCGATGATGTCCATCAAGACAGTAAACGCCCTGTCTCACAACACCGACTGGACTGTGGGCCATGTGCACTCCGGTGCCCTGGGCTGGGTAGCAATGATCTCCATCGGTGCTCTTTATCACCTGGTTCCGATCCTGTTCCACCGCAAGGAAATGTACAGCGTCAAACTGATCAACGCGCACTTCTGGCTGGCGACCGTTGGTACCGTCCTGTACATCGCCGCCATGTGGGTGAACGGTATTACCCAGGGCCTGATGTGGCGCGCGTTTAACGCCGACGGCACCCTGACTTACAGCTTTGTTGAGAGTGTGGTGGCGAGCTATCCGGGCTATGTGGTGCGCTTCATCGGTGGTGCCTTCTTCGTGCTGGGTATGCTGCTGATGGCGTACAACGTCTTCCGCACCATTACCGATAAGGAAAACGCCAAGCAGCAGGACAACACTGTTCCGCTGGCGCAGACGGCATAG
- the ccoO gene encoding cytochrome-c oxidase, cbb3-type subunit II, with product MKNHDIVEKNIGLMIVLICVAISFGALVEIVPQFFIKANKEPIEGLKPWPAVVLEGRDIYIREGCHVCHTQMVRPLRAEVERYGHYSMSQEYVYEHPFLWGSKRTGPDLARVGGRYSDEWHRAHLYNPRNVVPESNMPAFPWLFDNVVTGEHTADKMRALRLAGVPYTDEDIAKASQPFVGGNVKEIDALVAYLQQLGVLVQQKR from the coding sequence GTGAAGAACCATGACATCGTAGAAAAAAATATCGGTCTGATGATCGTCTTGATCTGTGTCGCCATCAGTTTCGGCGCGCTGGTAGAGATCGTTCCCCAATTCTTCATCAAGGCTAACAAAGAGCCCATTGAGGGTCTGAAGCCCTGGCCGGCGGTAGTGCTGGAAGGTCGCGATATCTACATTCGCGAGGGTTGCCACGTGTGCCACACGCAGATGGTGCGTCCGCTGCGCGCGGAAGTGGAACGCTACGGCCACTACTCCATGTCCCAGGAGTATGTGTACGAGCATCCGTTCCTGTGGGGCTCCAAGCGTACCGGTCCGGACCTGGCCCGTGTTGGTGGTCGCTACTCCGACGAATGGCATCGCGCACACCTGTACAACCCGCGCAACGTGGTACCGGAATCCAACATGCCGGCTTTCCCGTGGCTGTTCGATAACGTCGTGACCGGTGAGCACACTGCCGACAAGATGCGGGCTCTGCGCCTTGCCGGTGTTCCGTACACCGACGAGGATATCGCCAAGGCCAGCCAGCCTTTCGTGGGTGGCAACGTAAAAGAGATCGATGCGCTGGTCGCCTATCTGCAGCAGCTGGGCGTGCTGGTTCAGCAGAAGCGCTAA
- a CDS encoding CcoQ/FixQ family Cbb3-type cytochrome c oxidase assembly chaperone yields MDIDILRQIAVVLGSVAFLAVCWWAFSPKRKKRFEEDAKLPFADEEQSIRSAYSADKKKTDEDSVEKNGRGDRPVDISTEHKKGQDEK; encoded by the coding sequence TTGGATATCGACATTTTGCGTCAGATTGCGGTGGTCCTCGGCTCGGTCGCGTTTCTCGCGGTCTGCTGGTGGGCCTTCTCTCCGAAGCGCAAGAAGCGCTTCGAGGAGGATGCCAAGCTGCCGTTCGCGGACGAAGAGCAATCCATTCGCTCGGCCTACAGTGCCGACAAGAAAAAAACTGATGAAGACTCGGTGGAGAAAAATGGGCGAGGCGATCGTCCCGTAGATATTTCCACAGAGCACAAGAAGGGGCAGGACGAAAAATGA
- the ccoP gene encoding cytochrome-c oxidase, cbb3-type subunit III yields the protein MTTFWSLWVIVLTLANLALVCWVLFANRKVAVDDQQEPGNQTTGHVYDGIEEYDNPLPRWWFLMFVGSLVFSAIYLVIYPGMGNFKGVSGWTSVGELNRDQEKAMEKFDETFGKFAEMPIEEIAQNRDALKMGARIFANNCSVCHGADGGGNYGFPNLTDSDWLYGGSPEKILETLYKGRQGLMPPQGPIIGEEGVRNTAEYVLSLNGLEHNAEMAAAGKKVFGQVCMACHGMDAKGNQALGAPNLTDNIWLYGSSREQIQHTIRGGRSNQMPAQDDKLRDDKIRLVAAYVYSLSRQEEVEQ from the coding sequence ATGACAACTTTCTGGAGTCTGTGGGTAATCGTTCTCACACTCGCCAACCTGGCGCTGGTGTGCTGGGTTCTGTTCGCCAACCGCAAGGTGGCGGTGGACGATCAGCAGGAGCCGGGCAACCAGACCACGGGTCACGTCTACGACGGTATCGAGGAGTATGACAACCCGCTGCCGCGCTGGTGGTTCCTGATGTTCGTTGGCTCACTGGTGTTCAGTGCCATCTACCTGGTGATTTACCCGGGCATGGGTAACTTCAAGGGCGTCAGTGGCTGGACCTCTGTTGGGGAGCTGAATCGCGACCAAGAGAAGGCGATGGAGAAGTTCGATGAGACTTTTGGCAAGTTTGCCGAGATGCCCATCGAGGAAATTGCCCAGAATCGTGATGCCCTGAAAATGGGTGCCCGTATCTTTGCCAACAACTGCTCGGTCTGTCATGGCGCTGACGGTGGCGGCAACTACGGTTTCCCGAACCTGACTGACAGTGACTGGCTGTACGGCGGCAGCCCGGAGAAGATTCTGGAAACCTTGTACAAGGGTCGCCAGGGCCTGATGCCGCCACAGGGGCCGATTATCGGTGAGGAAGGTGTGCGCAACACCGCCGAGTATGTTCTCTCCCTGAACGGCCTGGAGCACAACGCCGAAATGGCGGCCGCGGGCAAGAAGGTATTCGGTCAGGTGTGCATGGCCTGTCACGGTATGGACGCCAAGGGCAACCAGGCCCTGGGCGCACCAAACCTGACTGACAACATCTGGCTCTATGGCAGCAGCCGCGAGCAGATCCAGCACACGATCCGCGGTGGCCGCAGCAACCAGATGCCGGCTCAGGATGACAAGCTTCGCGATGACAAAATTCGACTGGTAGCTGCCTACGTTTACAGTCTGTCACGCCAGGAAGAAGTGGAGCAGTGA
- the ccoG gene encoding cytochrome c oxidase accessory protein CcoG, giving the protein MSDLIPTREEQEGDGEVRYRMLYESEDKIYTRHIRGLYTRIRKYTGLPLLAAFFFIPWINIDGHQAVHFDLPERKFHILWATFGPQDGFLLAWILIMSAFALFAVTTWLGRVWCGFTCPQTVWTMMFMWAERVCQGDRAKRMKLDAAPMSAEKALRKSATYAIWIFIALATALAFVGYFYGIRDLVVDLATFDAHPQGVFWVGFFTLATFFNAGFMREQVCKYMCPYARFQSVMYDRDTLAVYYDARRGETRGPRKKGIDYKSEGMGDCIDCYWCVQVCPVDIDIRDGMQYECINCGLCVDACNSVMDKMAYPRGLIRFTSEDELETGKTNYLRPRLFGYAFVLVAMLALFTHQVATRSPIEAEVLRDRGARLYREYRGDIQNVYTVKINNMDQAAHEFRIRVEGKPGHEYSLRMPRQIYLEAGEIYAVPIRVSVPKEQLQDTKHDIDIIVEAVDKPELTDRHQTVFIGPKQ; this is encoded by the coding sequence GTGAGCGATCTGATTCCCACCCGCGAAGAGCAGGAAGGTGATGGCGAAGTGCGCTATCGCATGCTCTACGAATCCGAAGACAAGATTTACACCCGTCACATTCGCGGTCTTTACACGCGCATTCGCAAATATACGGGCCTGCCACTGCTGGCCGCCTTCTTCTTCATTCCCTGGATCAACATCGACGGCCACCAGGCTGTGCACTTCGATCTTCCGGAGCGCAAGTTCCACATTCTCTGGGCTACTTTCGGTCCTCAGGACGGCTTTCTGCTGGCCTGGATCCTGATCATGTCCGCTTTTGCCCTGTTTGCGGTGACGACCTGGCTGGGGCGTGTCTGGTGCGGATTCACCTGCCCGCAGACGGTGTGGACCATGATGTTTATGTGGGCCGAGCGGGTCTGTCAGGGGGACAGGGCCAAGCGGATGAAACTGGATGCGGCACCGATGAGTGCCGAGAAGGCTCTGCGCAAATCTGCGACTTATGCCATCTGGATCTTTATTGCCCTTGCCACCGCGCTGGCTTTTGTTGGCTATTTCTACGGTATCCGCGACCTGGTGGTGGATCTAGCCACCTTCGATGCCCATCCACAGGGGGTGTTCTGGGTCGGCTTCTTTACGCTCGCCACTTTCTTTAACGCCGGATTTATGCGCGAACAGGTGTGCAAGTACATGTGCCCGTACGCCCGTTTCCAGTCGGTGATGTACGACCGCGATACCCTCGCAGTCTACTACGATGCCCGTCGCGGTGAGACCCGCGGCCCGCGCAAGAAGGGGATCGACTACAAGTCCGAAGGCATGGGCGACTGTATCGACTGCTACTGGTGTGTCCAGGTCTGCCCGGTGGACATCGACATCCGTGACGGCATGCAGTACGAGTGCATCAACTGTGGTCTGTGTGTGGATGCCTGTAATAGCGTCATGGACAAGATGGCTTACCCGCGGGGCCTGATTCGCTTCACTTCCGAAGATGAGCTGGAGACCGGCAAGACCAATTACCTGCGGCCACGCCTGTTCGGGTACGCGTTTGTGCTCGTGGCCATGCTGGCGCTCTTCACCCATCAGGTGGCCACCCGGAGTCCGATCGAGGCGGAAGTCCTTCGCGATCGCGGGGCGCGCCTGTATCGCGAATATCGCGGCGATATCCAGAATGTCTATACCGTGAAGATCAACAACATGGATCAGGCCGCCCACGAGTTCAGAATCCGGGTGGAGGGCAAGCCAGGACACGAATATTCCCTTAGAATGCCCCGTCAGATCTATCTCGAGGCCGGGGAGATCTATGCAGTGCCGATCCGGGTCAGCGTGCCCAAGGAGCAGCTGCAGGACACCAAGCACGATATTGATATCATCGTCGAGGCGGTGGATAAGCCGGAGTTGACCGACCGGCACCAGACAGTATTCATCGGCCCCAAACAGTAA
- a CDS encoding FixH family protein produces MNEQSPKPWYRETWLWLVLAPLILVVLVSMTMVSIAFRHADDTVSDTYYKDSRMYHYTAGQDERARELGLAGILQFNPDEHLISLDLTGAIEYPEALLLSLSHPVEEDLDHHVRLTQVSAGRYQGTFEGELHHRWYLRLMPQLDPKQHLEADWRLKGEINFELGQAAPLNPAVQ; encoded by the coding sequence GTGAACGAACAATCACCAAAACCCTGGTATCGGGAAACCTGGCTGTGGCTGGTGCTCGCACCGCTGATTCTTGTCGTGCTGGTCTCCATGACCATGGTGTCCATCGCCTTCCGCCATGCAGACGACACGGTCAGCGACACCTATTACAAAGACAGCCGCATGTACCACTATACCGCCGGTCAGGATGAGCGGGCGCGGGAGCTGGGGCTCGCCGGTATCTTGCAGTTCAATCCTGATGAGCACCTCATCAGCCTGGACCTGACCGGTGCCATCGAGTACCCCGAGGCCCTGCTGCTGTCCCTCAGCCACCCGGTGGAGGAGGATCTTGATCACCACGTTCGCCTGACCCAGGTATCTGCGGGCCGCTACCAGGGTACCTTCGAGGGTGAACTGCATCACCGCTGGTATCTGCGCCTGATGCCGCAACTCGATCCCAAGCAGCATCTCGAGGCAGATTGGCGGCTCAAGGGCGAGATCAACTTCGAACTGGGGCAGGCCGCGCCGCTGAACCCAGCTGTGCAATGA
- a CDS encoding heavy metal translocating P-type ATPase, giving the protein MNETSCFHCGLPVPAGSQHSVVIDGAERPMCCPGCEAVAGAIVAGGLDNFYRFRDTPNQRPEGDDPRDTRWDAFDLPELQQQFVRDWQGGGDSGLRMASLLVGGITCAACVWLIEKHLGALDGVDRVSVNASTQRAQIVFDPEVVQPSQLFAELARVGYRPAAATAANSEELIQQERRAALRRLGVAGLGTMQVMMFAIALYFGEATGIDAQLERYFRWVSLLVATPVVLYAARPFFSAAWRSLRSRHLSMDVPVSLAIGLAYAASFYATVFETGDVYFESISMFTFFLLLGRTVEMRARHRAGLASGGLAQLLPLTATRLEGGEARPVPVAALAAGDCIVLRPGDTVPADGEVIEGSSGVDESLLNGESALQQKTVGSRVYAGSVNGDSTLEVRVTAAGQSTRLSAIERLVEQAQLEKPQQVALADRIAGGFVAVVLLAAAAAFAFWWQVAPERAFWIALSVLVVTCPCALSLATPAALAAATLRLQQLGLLVAGGHLLETLPRLTRVVFDKTGTLTRGEPRILEIQLLRDGWTEQRVRDVAAALESRSNHPLARAFRPWFNKLQARHLVIHTGCGIEGQVDGVGYRIGRPDFAVTEPAEQPVGEGQWLLLGDDSGAVAWIGLGDQLRASASAAISRLRTSGLALELLSGDQSAEVARLAKLVGVDEYRAGVSPEEKLERLRSLQAGGDRVLMVGDGLNDVPVLSGADASVAMLSAADLAQSRADAILLNGDLRVLPDALELAARSRRIIRQNLTWALGYNALALPLAVCGLVPPWVAALGMSASSLIVVLNALRLSRWTSRHHVAGDIIPMAAQTAR; this is encoded by the coding sequence ATGAACGAAACCAGCTGTTTCCACTGCGGCCTGCCGGTACCGGCGGGTAGTCAGCACTCGGTCGTGATCGACGGCGCCGAGCGTCCCATGTGTTGCCCGGGCTGCGAAGCTGTGGCGGGTGCCATCGTCGCCGGTGGCCTCGACAACTTTTACCGTTTCCGCGATACCCCGAATCAGCGCCCGGAAGGGGATGATCCCCGTGATACCCGCTGGGATGCCTTTGATCTGCCGGAACTGCAGCAACAGTTTGTCCGGGACTGGCAGGGCGGAGGTGACAGCGGGCTCAGAATGGCGAGTCTGCTGGTGGGCGGTATTACCTGTGCCGCCTGTGTCTGGCTGATCGAAAAGCATCTCGGCGCCCTGGACGGAGTGGACAGGGTCTCGGTCAATGCCAGTACTCAGCGGGCGCAGATTGTTTTCGACCCGGAAGTGGTGCAGCCCAGCCAGCTGTTTGCGGAACTGGCCCGTGTCGGGTACCGGCCGGCTGCTGCGACGGCGGCCAACAGCGAGGAGTTGATCCAGCAGGAGCGCCGCGCCGCGCTGCGCCGGCTGGGCGTCGCCGGTCTCGGCACCATGCAGGTGATGATGTTTGCCATCGCCCTCTACTTCGGTGAGGCCACCGGCATCGACGCGCAGCTTGAACGCTATTTCCGCTGGGTCTCCCTGTTGGTGGCGACCCCTGTGGTGCTCTACGCCGCGCGACCCTTCTTTTCCGCCGCCTGGCGCAGCCTGCGCAGCCGACATCTCAGCATGGATGTACCGGTCTCCCTGGCCATCGGTCTCGCCTACGCAGCAAGCTTTTATGCGACGGTTTTTGAAACCGGAGATGTGTACTTCGAGTCCATCTCCATGTTCACCTTTTTCCTGTTGCTTGGCCGTACGGTGGAAATGCGCGCGCGACACCGGGCGGGTCTCGCCAGTGGTGGGCTGGCACAGTTATTGCCCCTGACTGCGACCCGGCTCGAAGGGGGTGAAGCCCGCCCCGTACCTGTGGCAGCGCTGGCCGCGGGTGATTGCATCGTATTGCGGCCGGGCGATACGGTACCGGCGGACGGTGAGGTGATCGAAGGTTCCAGCGGTGTGGACGAGTCACTGCTGAATGGTGAATCCGCCCTGCAGCAGAAAACGGTCGGCAGCCGCGTCTACGCGGGCAGCGTCAACGGTGATTCGACCCTGGAGGTACGTGTCACCGCGGCTGGCCAGTCCACCCGTTTGTCCGCGATCGAGCGCCTGGTCGAGCAGGCGCAGCTGGAAAAACCCCAGCAGGTAGCCCTCGCCGACCGTATTGCCGGCGGGTTCGTGGCGGTGGTGTTGCTGGCCGCTGCAGCCGCTTTTGCGTTCTGGTGGCAAGTGGCACCGGAGCGGGCCTTCTGGATTGCGCTGTCTGTGCTGGTGGTGACCTGCCCCTGCGCACTATCCCTGGCGACACCTGCCGCCCTCGCCGCGGCGACCTTGCGGTTGCAGCAGCTGGGTCTGCTGGTGGCTGGCGGTCACCTGCTAGAGACGCTACCGCGGCTGACCCGGGTCGTGTTCGACAAGACCGGGACCCTGACCCGCGGCGAACCGCGAATCCTTGAGATCCAGCTCCTGCGAGATGGCTGGACGGAGCAGCGGGTCAGGGATGTCGCCGCGGCGCTGGAGTCCCGCAGCAACCACCCGCTCGCTCGCGCGTTCCGACCGTGGTTCAACAAGCTTCAGGCGCGGCATCTGGTGATTCACACCGGGTGTGGCATCGAGGGGCAAGTAGACGGTGTTGGCTATCGAATCGGGCGCCCGGATTTCGCCGTGACGGAGCCGGCGGAGCAGCCTGTAGGCGAGGGCCAGTGGCTGTTGCTGGGCGATGATAGTGGTGCCGTGGCCTGGATCGGCCTGGGGGACCAGTTGCGAGCTTCGGCCAGCGCGGCGATTTCCAGGCTCAGAACATCGGGATTGGCACTGGAGTTACTCAGTGGCGATCAGTCTGCGGAAGTGGCGCGCCTGGCGAAACTGGTCGGAGTGGATGAATATCGAGCCGGGGTTTCGCCGGAAGAAAAACTCGAGCGCCTGCGGTCGTTGCAGGCTGGCGGTGATCGTGTGCTGATGGTGGGGGACGGGCTCAATGACGTGCCGGTGCTCTCGGGCGCCGATGCGTCGGTTGCGATGCTCTCCGCCGCCGATCTGGCCCAGTCGCGGGCAGATGCGATTTTGCTGAATGGCGACCTGCGGGTGCTTCCTGACGCGCTGGAACTGGCCGCCAGATCACGGCGGATCATCCGCCAGAATCTGACCTGGGCTCTGGGATACAATGCGCTGGCTTTGCCGCTGGCAGTATGCGGGCTGGTGCCGCCCTGGGTGGCGGCGCTGGGGATGTCAGCCAGCTCCCTGATCGTGGTGCTCAATGCCCTGCGCCTCTCCCGCTGGACGTCGCGGCACCATGTTGCCGGCGACATTATCCCGATGGCGGCGCAAACAGCGAGGTAA
- the ccoS gene encoding cbb3-type cytochrome oxidase assembly protein CcoS: protein MDSLYFLIPIAIIFVTIAVKVFFWAVNNGQYDDLDTEGRRILFDDDDPRPSAGTAKPAVSEKVEDRQTPENKNPETGEEDR from the coding sequence GTGGACAGCCTGTATTTCCTGATACCCATTGCCATTATTTTCGTGACCATTGCCGTGAAGGTGTTCTTCTGGGCGGTTAACAATGGGCAGTATGACGATCTGGATACGGAGGGCCGGCGCATCCTGTTTGATGACGACGACCCGCGTCCATCTGCCGGCACTGCAAAGCCAGCCGTGAGCGAAAAGGTGGAGGATCGCCAGACTCCAGAGAATAAGAACCCGGAGACGGGGGAGGAGGACCGGTGA
- a CDS encoding sulfite exporter TauE/SafE family protein gives MSDWGFVAAALAIGFFGSSHCIGMCGGISSALGMAVPGQKPAWGQLVSYSAGRLGSYALMGAIAGALGAAVLPTLTPLRIVAGLMLVAMALYIAGWWRGLVWLERGGSYLWRYIQPLSRQLLPVHSAPRALALGSIWGWLPCGLVYSALTYALAQGGSGEAALAMFAFGLGTVPAMFATGAAGARVRDLVQRPRVRLLMALLILLFGLWTLWGALGHGGHSGHAGHNAPAAEAVEEGGHHHHH, from the coding sequence GTGAGCGATTGGGGTTTTGTCGCCGCGGCGTTGGCCATCGGGTTTTTCGGTAGCAGCCACTGTATCGGAATGTGTGGCGGTATCTCTTCGGCCCTGGGAATGGCTGTACCCGGTCAGAAGCCGGCCTGGGGGCAGCTGGTTTCCTACTCCGCCGGGCGCCTCGGCAGTTATGCCTTGATGGGGGCCATTGCCGGTGCACTGGGTGCGGCGGTACTGCCCACCCTGACCCCCTTGCGCATCGTCGCAGGGCTGATGCTGGTGGCCATGGCTCTCTACATCGCGGGGTGGTGGCGCGGGCTGGTGTGGCTGGAGCGCGGTGGATCGTACCTGTGGCGCTACATTCAGCCACTCAGCCGGCAACTGCTCCCGGTGCACTCCGCCCCGCGGGCGCTGGCGCTCGGGTCCATCTGGGGCTGGCTGCCATGCGGTCTCGTATACAGTGCCCTTACCTACGCCCTGGCACAGGGCGGCAGCGGCGAGGCGGCCCTGGCCATGTTTGCCTTCGGTCTGGGGACAGTGCCGGCTATGTTCGCCACCGGAGCCGCCGGTGCACGGGTGCGGGATCTGGTTCAGCGTCCGCGGGTGCGCCTGCTGATGGCCTTATTGATCCTGCTGTTTGGGCTCTGGACCCTCTGGGGTGCCCTTGGGCACGGCGGCCACTCCGGACACGCTGGGCACAATGCCCCGGCAGCGGAAGCTGTGGAAGAGGGCGGCCACCACCATCATCACTGA